From a region of the Xanthomonas rydalmerensis genome:
- a CDS encoding toprim domain-containing protein yields the protein MSDRERAKDLAAGKWPSILPMLGVPANYLDKKHHRCPANGEGEDRFRFADRNGSGSFFCNCSRGDKGGIALVMCCKGIGYAEACREIEKVAGAAVATPPSVPVDGRQRVAKYAAKARPIEAGDAVAQYLAGRGLKLPPQGIAKATLDYFERGERGPKGTYTAMVASMRGKDGKTQTLHVTYLEGGKKAPVSAPRKLVSSGYEPGSAIRLFPVAEHLGVAEGIETALAAAELFDLPTWALVNEGNMRKFRPPPGVTRVSVFGDKDDNYAGQAAAYSLANDLERDGIACDVYLPTQPGKCDWNDVLLMQQGKA from the coding sequence ATGAGCGACCGGGAACGAGCGAAAGACCTGGCGGCCGGGAAATGGCCGTCTATCCTGCCGATGTTGGGCGTGCCGGCCAACTACTTGGACAAGAAGCATCACCGCTGCCCTGCCAACGGAGAGGGGGAGGACCGTTTTCGCTTTGCCGATCGCAACGGGTCGGGCAGCTTCTTCTGTAACTGCAGCCGCGGGGACAAGGGCGGTATTGCCTTGGTCATGTGCTGCAAGGGAATCGGGTATGCCGAAGCCTGCCGCGAGATCGAGAAGGTGGCGGGCGCAGCGGTCGCAACGCCCCCGTCCGTCCCGGTCGATGGGCGCCAGCGAGTTGCCAAGTACGCAGCAAAGGCTAGGCCGATCGAGGCAGGCGATGCCGTTGCCCAGTATCTGGCGGGGCGCGGCCTCAAGCTGCCACCACAAGGCATCGCAAAGGCAACGCTGGACTACTTCGAGAGGGGCGAGCGGGGGCCGAAAGGTACATACACGGCCATGGTGGCGTCCATGCGCGGCAAGGACGGCAAGACGCAGACATTGCACGTCACCTACCTTGAGGGAGGCAAGAAAGCCCCCGTTTCCGCCCCTCGAAAACTGGTGTCGAGCGGCTATGAGCCAGGCAGTGCAATTCGTCTGTTCCCCGTCGCCGAGCATCTTGGTGTGGCTGAGGGAATCGAAACAGCCCTAGCCGCCGCCGAGTTGTTCGACCTGCCGACCTGGGCGCTGGTCAACGAGGGGAATATGCGCAAGTTCCGCCCGCCGCCGGGGGTCACGCGCGTGTCCGTGTTCGGGGACAAGGACGACAATTATGCCGGACAAGCCGCCGCCTACAGCTTGGCCAACGACCTAGAGCGGGACGGCATTGCGTGCGATGTCTACCTACCGACCCAGCCGGGCAAATGCGACTGGAACGACGTACTGCTGATGCAGCAGGGGAAGGCATGA
- a CDS encoding DEAD/DEAH box helicase, with translation MSAVELRDYQTESVAQLRAGIAAGKRKQVLVSPTGSGKTEIACYMLQEAARKLSRAMVIVDRVVLVDQTSQRLDQYGIPHGVVQAGHWRFRGWERLQVCSAQTLERRGIPDDVQVVFVDEAHCMRKKVTEFLEKTDAIVVGLTATPFTKGMAKVYSGMVNVTTTNELIAREYLAPLKVYAATAINTKGMKVVAGEWSEKEIEKRGMSIIGDIVAEWQQKTELHFGGPVKTIVFSATVKHGEELCRQFAAAGFNFQQISYKDGDADTRRRLVEEFKRPDSTIHGLVSCEVLTKGFDVPDVLCGISARPYRKSLSSHMQQLGRLMRTAPGKEFGLWLDHSGNYLRFYKDTEQVFSEGVHTLDDGKRESQARKEPSQKEREQVRCKCGLILQPGQKACPACGAERRTRTLIDMAPGQMVEVEGTNLNKSTTWEEKRTFIGGLRAYAAAHGYAAGWVAHKYKDRFGVWPNDPRVKDVPPMEYSPELKRWLKSRAIRYAKSRERSGAPEFVP, from the coding sequence GTGAGCGCCGTCGAACTTCGCGACTATCAGACCGAGAGCGTCGCGCAGCTACGCGCCGGGATTGCGGCGGGCAAGCGTAAGCAGGTGCTGGTGTCGCCGACCGGGTCGGGCAAGACCGAAATCGCCTGTTACATGCTGCAGGAGGCGGCCCGGAAGCTGTCCCGCGCCATGGTCATTGTGGATCGCGTCGTTTTGGTCGATCAGACGAGCCAGCGCCTTGACCAATACGGCATCCCGCACGGCGTGGTGCAGGCCGGACACTGGCGCTTCCGCGGCTGGGAGCGCCTGCAGGTCTGCAGCGCGCAGACCCTGGAGCGCCGCGGCATCCCTGACGACGTGCAGGTGGTGTTCGTGGACGAAGCGCATTGCATGCGCAAGAAGGTCACCGAGTTCTTGGAAAAGACCGATGCCATCGTGGTCGGCCTGACGGCCACGCCTTTCACGAAGGGCATGGCGAAGGTCTACAGCGGTATGGTCAACGTCACGACGACCAATGAACTGATCGCGCGCGAGTACCTGGCGCCGCTCAAGGTCTACGCCGCGACGGCGATCAACACCAAGGGCATGAAGGTTGTGGCCGGCGAGTGGTCGGAGAAGGAAATCGAGAAGCGCGGCATGTCCATCATTGGCGACATCGTCGCCGAGTGGCAGCAGAAGACAGAGCTACATTTCGGCGGCCCAGTCAAGACGATTGTGTTCTCTGCGACCGTGAAGCACGGCGAGGAATTGTGCCGCCAGTTCGCCGCGGCTGGCTTCAACTTCCAGCAGATCAGCTACAAGGACGGTGACGCCGATACGCGGCGCAGGCTGGTGGAAGAGTTCAAGCGCCCTGATTCCACGATCCACGGACTGGTGTCCTGCGAGGTGCTTACCAAGGGATTCGACGTGCCGGACGTGCTGTGCGGGATCTCCGCGCGCCCTTACCGTAAGAGCCTGTCGAGCCACATGCAGCAACTAGGCCGGCTGATGCGGACCGCTCCGGGCAAGGAGTTCGGCCTATGGCTGGATCACAGCGGCAATTACCTGCGGTTCTACAAGGACACAGAGCAGGTTTTCAGCGAGGGTGTGCACACGCTGGATGACGGTAAGCGCGAGTCGCAGGCGCGTAAGGAGCCGAGCCAGAAGGAGCGCGAGCAGGTGCGCTGTAAGTGCGGCCTGATCCTGCAACCTGGGCAGAAGGCATGCCCGGCATGTGGAGCGGAGCGCCGAACCCGCACATTGATCGACATGGCGCCGGGGCAGATGGTCGAGGTGGAGGGGACGAACCTCAACAAATCGACCACCTGGGAGGAAAAGCGCACGTTCATCGGCGGGCTTCGTGCCTACGCCGCCGCACATGGCTATGCCGCCGGCTGGGTCGCACACAAGTACAAGGACCGTTTCGGGGTGTGGCCGAACGACCCGCGGGTGAAGGATGTCCCGCCGATGGAATATTCGCCGGAACTCAAGCGCTGGCTGAAGTCTAGGGCCATCCGCTATGCCAAGTCTCGCGAACGCAGTGGCGCGCCGGAGTTCGTCCCATGA
- a CDS encoding LexA family transcriptional regulator, whose product MTTQTPLPWYRFKEARLNAGLSMQEAAKKIGCSRPLIISWEAGIAKSIGGAYLLAAAEAYDVSPAWLLGKTDEDGPSNYIRPKKWLEGMYRVEHIRFSDPLWAFIQGRDAEPISSIDVSETYLRSLLGHVPQPGRLKLVTASGDSMAPKVDPGTMVLVDTGINAFEGDGIYLIDLGSGRQLKALQDRGDSVYVVSANAALYPAFPANEGMKVIGKAHLITKLERLG is encoded by the coding sequence ATGACTACTCAAACCCCCCTCCCCTGGTATCGCTTCAAGGAAGCGAGGCTCAATGCGGGACTCTCGATGCAAGAGGCGGCCAAGAAGATTGGCTGCTCACGACCGCTGATCATTTCTTGGGAAGCTGGCATAGCGAAATCGATTGGTGGCGCCTACCTGCTCGCTGCGGCCGAAGCGTATGACGTAAGTCCTGCGTGGCTTCTTGGCAAAACCGATGAAGACGGTCCTAGTAACTACATCAGGCCCAAAAAGTGGCTTGAAGGCATGTATCGGGTTGAACACATACGCTTTAGCGACCCGTTGTGGGCGTTCATCCAAGGCCGTGATGCCGAGCCGATAAGTTCGATCGATGTAAGCGAGACGTACTTGAGATCTTTGCTGGGCCATGTCCCGCAGCCTGGTCGTCTGAAGCTCGTGACCGCGAGCGGCGACTCAATGGCTCCGAAGGTTGACCCTGGCACGATGGTGCTCGTGGATACAGGCATCAATGCCTTTGAGGGTGATGGTATCTACCTGATCGACCTTGGATCTGGCAGGCAACTAAAAGCGCTTCAAGATCGCGGCGACTCGGTCTATGTCGTGAGCGCAAACGCTGCACTGTATCCGGCCTTTCCAGCAAATGAAGGTATGAAAGTGATCGGCAAGGCTCACTTGATCACGAAGCTGGAGCGCCTGGGATAA